Proteins encoded in a region of the Strix aluco isolate bStrAlu1 chromosome 26, bStrAlu1.hap1, whole genome shotgun sequence genome:
- the PTP4A2 gene encoding protein tyrosine phosphatase type IVA 2, producing MNRPAPVEITYENMRFLITHNPTNATLSKFIEELKKYGVTTLVRVCDATYDQAPIEKEGIQVLDWPFDDGAPPPNQIVDDWLNLLKTKFREEPGCCVAVHCVAGLGRAPVLVALALIECGMKYEDAVQFIRQKRRGAFNSKQLLYLEKYRPKMRLRFKDANGHCCVQ from the exons ATGAACCGTCCAGCCCCCGTGGAAATTACTTATGAGAATATGCGTTTCCTGATCACTCACAACCCAACCAATGcaaccctcagcaagttcataGAG gAGCTGAAGAAGTACGGAGTGACAACCTTGGTGCGAGTTTGTGATGCCACTTATGATCAAGCTCCTATTGAAAAAGAAGGAATCCAGGTTCTA gacTGGCCGTTTGATGATGGAGCACCACCCCCGAATCAGATCGTTGATGACTGGCTAAACCTGTTGAAAACCAAATTTCGTGAAGAGCCTGGATGCTGTGTCGCTGTTCACTGTGTTGCAGGGTTGGGAAG GGCTCCTGTTCTGGTTGCACTTGCTCTCATTGAATGTGGAATGAAGTACGAAGACGCAGTTCAGTTTATAAGGCA GAAAAGGAGGGGAGCTTTCAATTCCAAACAGCTGCTTTACCTTGAGAAATACCGACCTAAGATGCGATTACGCTTCAAAGATGCCAACGGTCACTGCTgtgttcaataa